In Anopheles gambiae chromosome 2, idAnoGambNW_F1_1, whole genome shotgun sequence, a single window of DNA contains:
- the LOC1275832 gene encoding kelch domain-containing protein 4 has translation MGRKDKNKKKGQGAEKTSMKTDKKLVAKQKKLLAKLGEEDIENIVAKYETKDTKSSDLTEIVCPPPTARVNVGICAHPADREEIFIHGGEFFNGQQTVIYGDFYSYNVAKNEWKTLKSSICPAPRSGHQMVPVATDGGQIWLFGGEYASPSQLQFYHFRDLWVYRMAKKQWEKINAPNGPSARSGHRMVVTRKKLFVFGGFHDNNASYRYFNDLYAFSLESYTWTKIEGAGPVPPPRSGCCMVANADGKILIWGGYSKTSVKKEIDRGTTHTDMFALVPDKQQDGKTGAATAQPTYKWTSVKPNGKKPAPRSGMAVTIAPNGKAYTFGGVMDTEEDEEDVRGMFSNELHALDTGACTWRKLELAAKAKKSKLADVQMNEEEKEKQQQQSAKIVSDDGVFTMTVGGSGASGGASKGAAKGEEGDAGALDLGGPSPRMNAAIVVCKGQLYVYGGLYESGSRQFTLSDLYALDLHKLDVWKTLIANSFNSNEWLGSDSEGDSSDDDDDDDDDDDDDDDDDDDDDSEDDSSGMETE, from the exons ATGGGCCGCAAGGataagaacaagaaaaagggcCAAGGAGCCGAAAAAACGTCCATGAAAACGGACAAAAAGCTTGTAGCGAAGCAGAAAAAGCTGCTCGCCAAGCTGGGTGAG gaaGATATCGAAAACATTGTAGCCAAGTACGAAACGAAGGACACGAAATCGTCCGATCTCACCGAAATCGTTTGCCCGCCGCCAACGGCCCGGGTAAACGTGGGCATCTGCGCCCATCCGGCCGATCGGGAGGAAATCTTCATCCATGGGGGAGAGTTTTTCAACGGCCAGCAGACGGTCATCTACGGTGACTTTTACTCGTATAATGTGGCCAAGAATGAGTGGAAAACGCTGAAATCCTCCATCTGTCCGGCACCGCGCAGCGGCCATCAGATGGTACCGGTCGCGACGGACGGTGGCCAGATCTGGCTGTTCGGGGGCGAGTATGCGTCGCCCTCCCAGCTGCAGTTTTACCACTTCCGCGACCTGTGGGTGTACCGGATGGCAAAGAAGCAGTGGGAAAAGATCAACGCCCCGAACGGTCCGAGCGCTCGCAGTGGCCATCGGATGGTGGTGACGCGCAAAAAGCTATTCGTGTTTGGCGGCTTCCACGACAACAACGCCTCGTACCGGTACTTTAATGATCTGTACGCGTTCTCGCTGGAAAGCTACACCTGGACGAAGATAGAGGGGGCCGGGCCGGTCCCTCCCCCGCGCTCCGGTTGCTGCATGGTGGCGAACGCCGACGGGAAAATCCTCATCTGGGGCGGATACTCGAAGACCAGCGTGAAGAAGGAAATTGATCGCGGCACCACGCACACGGACATGTTCGCCTTGGTGCCGGACAAGCAGCAGGACGGCAAGACGGGAGCGGCGACAGCACAACCGACCTACAAATGGACCAGCGTCAAACCGAACGGCAAAAAGCCGGCCCCGCGCAGCGGCATGGCGGTGACAATTGCACCGAACGGAAAGGCGTACACGTTCGGTGGTGTGATGGACAcggaggaggatgaggaggacGTGCGGGGAATGTTTAGCAACGAGTTGCATGCGCTCGATACCGGCGCGTGCACCTGGCGCAAGCTCGAGCTGGCGGCCAAGGCAAAGAAAAGCAAGCTGGCCGATGTGCAAATGAACgaggaagagaaggaaaagcagcagcagcagtcggctAAAATCGTTTCGGATGATGGAGTTTTCACGATGACTGTCGGGGGCAGCGGGGCCAGTGGAGGGGCATCGAAAGGGGCGGCCAAAGGAGAGGAAGGGGATGCAGGGGCGCTTGATCTCGGTGGTCCCTCGCCACGTATGAATGCGGCCATCGTCGTCTGCAAAGGGCAACTGTACGTGTACGGTGGATTGTACGAATCCGGCTCCAGGCAGTTCACACTGAGCGATCTTTATGCTCTTG ATCTTCATAAGCTGGATGTGTGGAAAACATTAATTGCCAACAGCTTTAATTCGAACGAATGGCTTGGCTCGGACAGTGAAGGAGATTcttccgatgatgatgatgacgatgatgacgacgatgatgatgatgatgatgacgacgatgatgatgactcGGAGGATGATTCGTCTGGAATGGAAACGGAGTAG
- the LOC1275831 gene encoding U2 snRNP-associated SURP motif-containing protein, translating to MGKRPMSRKEIEEQKKREDEAAAAHAFKEFVETFQEAPSKISKVWVKAGTYDAGSRKEDTKDRGKLYKPQSRLDMDHEKSMDYVKMVASESRKDSSAMGKKRNQEKKKSNLEMFKEELRQIQEEREERHKYKHMARTMLPGTSSTESDPVYKETESGSFDNGDPNTTNLYLGNLNPKISEQALMELFGKYGPLASIKIMWPRSEEEKMRNRNCGFVAYMSRRDAERALRALNGRDVMGYEMKLGWGKSVPIMTHPIYVPPKLLAYTLPPPPSGLPFNAQPHPSDLDNIPKMTSGAYMAEPELKEQMDAVLFKSVVKVVIPTERPLLMLIHRMVEFVIREGPMFEALIMTKEMDNPMYKFLFENESPAHIYYRWKLFSLLQGDTPGDWRTKEFRMFKSGSIWKPPPINFYTQGMPDELLADEEGIEANKGNLSVAQRDRLEDLIRHLTPERQKIGDAMIFCIEHADAAEEICECITESLSSNETVVKKKVARIYLISDILHNSAVKVQNASFFRKAMEKNLLDIFRNLNAYYMQLDSRLKAEGFKSRVMGVFRAWEEWAIYPRDFLVKLQHTFLGIQMTEKQPEEEPEEEKEDEDLDGVPLDGAALLKSAMMCGMTSGGGGGGAGENRTPLLKHDIYSDEDDIDGMPLADDDIDGMPLEAAHEAGGGSGMLDGGRRMGGASLSGSEGGGRTGGSSSRGKSAGGSFIPSKWESVDAAQIEAQAITTSKWDTLDPVVPEPPKISLKNEGVGLISSKYGNYTDEDDDDDDEDEDGQRPEDDGVGRAASDQDELRRVRLREIEVKIVQYQDEFESGTRQVRTGWTLHEEIDSYRMKLLKEMEQELRQKGREEPSWVASDEDSRGGRRAMKRTGSAESSRKHKRSRQSARSPAGSGYGDRSPGSKSSRRRHSSSSSDEDELANRTESRYRYSSERSVSPAGPAASGSSRTTSKYDLLGSPTRHGGSASESNYDKYEQQRRDARDSRESRREKKDAPRERMQLSHERDQRDHHREHRDRVRDSDSARSSHGRERERDRERERERERERERDRSTRERERDRDVEGGDGGSSSSRYRERERAKEGYGGSGSSRKDSSTSSKYDDRAHTKRYR from the exons ATGGGCAAGCGTCCGATGTCGCGGAAGGAAATCGAAGAGCAAAAGAAGCGGGAGGACGAGGCGGCAGCAGCCCAC GCTTTCAAAGAGTTTGTGGAAACATTTCAAGAAGCGCCATCCAAAATATCGAAGGTATGGGTAAAGGCCGGAACGTACGATGCGGGCTCAAGAA AGGAAGACACGAAGGACAGGGGCAAGCTTTACAAGCCTCAGTCCCGTCTCGACATGGATCACGAGAAATCGATGGACTACGTAAAGATGGTTGCCAGCGAGAGCCGCAAAGATTCGTCGGCGATGGGCAAGAAGCGAAaccaggaaaagaaaaagagcaaTCTGGAGATGTTTAAGGAAGAGCTGCGCCAGATCCAAGAAGAGCGCGAGGAACGCCACAAATACAAGCATATGGCCCGGACGATGCTCCCTGGCACGAGCTCCACCGAATCGGATCCCGTGTACAAGGAGACCGAATCCGGCTCGTTCGATAACGGTGATCCAAACACGACGAACCTGTACCTGGGCAACCTTAATCCCAAG ATCTCGGAACAAGCGCTGATGGAACTGTTTGGCAAGTATGGACCGCTGGCGAGCATAAAGATTATGTGGCCCCGCTCGGAGGAAGAGAAGATGCGCAACCGAAACTGTGGGTTCGTGGCGTACATGAGCCGGCGCGATGCGGAACGCGCTCTGCGTGCGCTGAACGGGCGCGACGTGATGGGGTACGAGATGAAGCTCGGTTGGGGCAAATCGGTCCCGATCATGACGCACCCGATCTACGTACCACCGAAGCTGCTGGCGTACacactgccgccaccgccgtccGGGTTGCCGTTCAATGCGCAGCCACAtccgtcagatttggacaatATTCCCAAGATGACGTCCGGCGCCTACATGGCGGAGCCGGAGCTGAAGGAACAGATGGACGCGGTGCTGTTTAAGTCGGTGGTGAAGGTGGTCATACCGACCGAGCGGCCGTTGCTGATGCTAATCCATCGCATGGTAGAGTTTGTGATCCGCGAAGGTCCCATGTTCGAAGCACTGATCATGACGAAGGAGATGGATAATCCGATGTACAA GTTTCTCTTCGAGAACGAAAGCCCGGCACATATTTACTATCGCTGGAAGCTGTTTTCGCTGCTGCAGGGCGACACACCGGGAGACTGGAGGACGAAAGAGTTCCGCATGTTCAAGAGTGGCTCCATATGGAAGCCTCCGCCGATCAACTTCTACACCCAGGGCATGCCGGACGAGCTGCTTGCGGACGAGGAGGGCATTGAAGCTAACAAAGGGAATCTTTCCGTGGC ACAACGCGACCGGCTGGAGGATCTGATACGGCACTTGACGCCGGAGCGGCAAAAGATTGGCGACGCGATGATCTTCTGCATCGAGCACGCGGACGCGGCGGAGGAAATCTGCGAATGCATCACCGAGTCGCTGTCGTCGAACGAAACGGTGGTGAAGAAAAAGGTCGCCCGCATCTATCTGATCTCGGACATACTGCACAACTCGGCGGTGAAGGTGCAGAACGCGAGCTTTTTCCGCAAGGCGATGGAGAAAAACCTGCTCGACATCTTTCGCAACCTGAACGCGTACTACATGCAGCTGGACAGCCGGCTGAAGGCGGAGGGGTTCAAGAGCCGCGTGATGGGCGTGTTCCGGGCGTGGGAAGAGTGGGCGATCTATCCGCGCGACTTTCTCGTGAAGCTGCAGCACACCTTTTTGGGCATACAGATG ACGGAAAAGCAACCGGAAGAGGAGccggaagaggagaaggaggacgAAGATCTGGACGGAGTGCCGCTGGACGGTGCGGCACTGCTGAAAAGTGCAATGATGTGCGGTATGACgagtggtggaggaggaggaggggcgGGCGAGAACCGGACACCGCTGCTAAAGCACGACATCTACAGCGATGAGGACGATATCGATGGGATGCCGTTGGCGGACGATGATATTGATGGGATGCCGTTGGAAGCGGCCCACGAAGCGGGGGGAGGTAGCGGCATGTTGGACGGAGGGCGACGTATGGGCGGTGCGTCCCTTTCCGGCAGTGAGGGAGGAGGACGAACCGGTGGAAGTTCGTCCCGAG GTAAATCGGCTGGCGGTTCTTTTATTCCCTCGAAATGGGAATCGGTCGATGCGGCACAGATCGAGGCACAAGCCATCACGACCAGCAAATGGGACACGCTGGATCCAGTCGTACCGGAGCCGCCGAAAATCAGCCTCAAAAACGAGGGCGTAGGGCTGATCAGTAGCAAATATGGCAACTACacggacgaggacgacgatgacgacgatgaggatgaggaTGGACAGCGTCCGGAGGACGATGGAGTCGGGCGTGCGGCATCGGACCAGGACGAACTACGACGGGTACGGTTGCGTGAGATTGAGGTGAAAATTGTGCAGTACCAGGATGAGTTCGAGTCCGGTACGCGGCAGGTGCGCACCGGCTGGACGCTGCACGAGGAGATCGACAGTTACCGCAtgaagctgctgaaggagATGGAACAAGAGCTGCGCCAGAAGGGACGCGAGGAACCGAGCTGGGTTGCCTCGGACGAGGACAGTCGTGGTGGCCGCAGGGCCATGAAGCGTACCGGCAGTGCGGAAAG CTCCCGCAAGCACAAGCGCAGCCGCCAGTCCGCTCGCTCACCGGCCGGCAGCGGGTATGGCGATCGTTCGCCGGGATCGAAATCATCCCGGCGGCGTCATTCGAGCAGCTCCTCGGACGAGGACGAGCTGGCCAATCGTACCGAGTCGCGCTATCGCTACTCGTCCGAACGTTCGGTTTCACCCGCCGGACCGGCAGCGTCCGGATCGTCGCGCACCACCAGCAAGTACGATCTGCTCGGTTCGCCCACCCGGCACGGTGGTTCGGCGAGCGAGTCCAACTACGACAAGTACGAGCAACAGCGGCGCGACGCCCGCGACAGCCGGGAAAGCCGGCGAGAGAAGAAGGATGCGCCACGGGAACGGATGCAGCTGTCGCACGAGCGCGACCAACGGGACCATCACCGTGAGCATCGGGACCGGGTGCGCGACAGTGACTCAGCTCGCAGCTCGCATGGACGCGAACGGGAGCGGGATCGGGAACGGGAGCGGGAACGGGAACGGGAACGGGAGCGCGATCGAAGCACCCGGGAACGCGAGCGGGATCGTGACGTGGAGGGCGGCGATGGTGGCTCCTCCTCGTCACGCTATCGTGAGCGTGAGCGAGCGAAGGAAGGTTACGGGGGCAGCGGAAGCAGCCGGAAGGATTCCTCCACCAGTTCCAAGTATGACGACAGGGCGCACACGAAACGGTACAGGTAA